The Methylocystis sp. ATCC 49242 region AACCTTGCCGTGCGCGCGCTGATTGTCGATGATTCGATTACTTGGGATCGACCGTGAACTCGTAATTGCCCTCGACGATGTGCCCGTCGGTCGAGAGCACCCGATAGCGCACGACATATTTCCCCGGCGCCAGCTCCGGCGACTCGACCGAGAGCTCTCGCGGCTTGTCAGGAACGCCAATGGCGCCCGTCGCCAGCACCTTTCCGTCGGCGCCTTCGATCGTGAGCTTCGAATAGGCCGGCTCGACGCCCCCGCCGAAACGCAGCTTCACGGTCTTCGGCGATGTTGCGACATGGTCCTTGGAGGACGGCGTCGCCTCGACGAGAAAGGAGTGTGCGAGCGCCGGCGAGCCGGCCATCGACATGGCGACGGCCCCGGCCAACAGCAGCTTCGGGGCGTTGATCCCGCGCAACGATGGAACAAACTTCATCATGACGTTTCCCCTGAGGCGCTTGGGCCTCTTCACTTTGAACGAGCGTTTATCCCGCTTTTTGAAATGAACACGCTGAAGGACCCATTCAAGACGCGGCCAGATCGGTCGCCTCTTTCTTCTTTCCCCCGGACGGATGGGTGTGTTTCCAATACACAAACACGATGCCGGCGATCAGGATCGTTCCTGCAATCTGCGGCACCCAGGCCCAGAGCGTCTCCCCGACCATGAATTTGAATTGAGCCGTTTCCTGCTGGCCACTCTCTCGCGTCAGCGTTACCAGGCCGATGTAATGCCCATTGTTCGCGAAATTGTGCTCGACGCTGAATGTGCCCTTCGAATATTTCTTGGCCGGGAGATGCAGTTCGGTAAGGGCGTCGAGCTCCTTCTCGCCGGTCGGCAGAACCGGTGTCAGCGGATCACGGATGATGCGCAGTTCGAGCGGCAGATCCCGAAAAGCCGGGTTCTCGATGTCGAAGGCCATTATCGTTCGACCCGTCGCCGGAATTTCATCGCAATATTCGCTGCGCGATTTGTCCGGCTGAAAGACCGTGATGTGGATCATGTCATAGCCGAACATGACCATGCACATGTTCCCCATCGACATCGCTTCCGGGCCGGCGCCGCCCTCGGCGCGGGACTGCGGCGCAAACGCCATCGAAAGAACCACCCCGAAGATAGCGGCTACAGCGCTACGCCAATTCATCATTTCCATCCCTCGATTGTTCGTTTCTTATGGACGCCTGTCGCCATTCCAGATCGAAGATCGTCCGTGCTCGGTAACCGGGCCGACGTCGCATTCCTTCCCCGCTCGTCTTCATGCGTGATCCGCAGACGGGGAAGCGTTTGCGCCAGTGACCGCCAGCTTGCACTCCGCTGATATATTTCCTGAAAACTGCAGCGGAGGCGAGAGAAAAGCCCGCGTTGAGTTTGCGTCGAATGGACGCACCAATTGATTTTCAGCAAAAGCATTGGCCCTGTTTCAAAATACATCCCGCCGACCGCACCCGCTTTCAACGTGACAGGTCATTACTCCGCCACGGGAAATGCTGATCGACGAGCCAAACTGAGCATCGCCCTAAAAAAGGAACCGGCCGGATTTTCATCCGGCCGGTCGATTGTATCAGTCGTTCGAAGGACGCTTAGGGCATATCGCCGGCGACGAACTTCGGAATGACCGGGCCGCCGATTTCGGAGGCGTAGCGCTTGCCGTCCGGCGAGAAGAAGAACAGGAGGCCGCCGATCTGGCTGTCGGTGTCGTAAGCCAGGTCAGACAGACGCTCGATGTCCCAACGGGCGTCCTGGATCTTCACGACGATCTCCTTCGCCTCGCCCGGCGCGATCGGGGTCGCGTCAACCGACAGGCCACGGTCGGCCAGCAGGTAGTCCGGGAAGTCCGGCTTCGTCGTGAACACGTCGGGGTTCAGGAAGCGCAGGCCAGCGGCGGTGTATTCGCCGAGACGCAGCGGCTGCGACGTGTTGTTCTTCACCTTGACGTTGATCGTCAGCTCGCGGCCCGGAACCTTGTAGACGCCGCCGTTCAGCTCGGTCGTCACATTCTCCTTGCCGACGCCCACGGTGCCTTCCGTCTCGATCGGCGTCAGAGGCTTCTGCAAGCCGGCCTGAAGCGGGATCGTGCGCGGGAAGGTCGAGTTCGTCACAGCGTAACCAACGATCGTCGCGAGGATCGTCAGAGCAAGGACGATCGCGCCGATGCGGCGGTCGTCATCGCCAATGACGTCATCAGCCTTGCCTTCCGCAACGCGGATGTAGGACGTGATGATGCCCTTCCGGACGAACCAGAAGAAGATCCACGCGGCGCCAACCGCCA contains the following coding sequences:
- a CDS encoding copper resistance CopC family protein, coding for MMKFVPSLRGINAPKLLLAGAVAMSMAGSPALAHSFLVEATPSSKDHVATSPKTVKLRFGGGVEPAYSKLTIEGADGKVLATGAIGVPDKPRELSVESPELAPGKYVVRYRVLSTDGHIVEGNYEFTVDPK
- the amoB gene encoding bacterial ammonia monooxygenase, subunit AmoB, whose protein sequence is MKKLVKLAAFGAAAAVAATLGAVAPASAHGEKSQQAFLRMRTLNWYDVQWSKTTVNVNEEMVLSGKVHVFSAWPQAVANPRVSFLNAGEPGPVLVRTAQFIGEQFAPRSVSLEIGKDYAFSINLRGRRAGRWHVHAQINVEGGGPIIGPGQWIEIKGDMKDFTDPVTLLDGSTVDLEHYGISRVYAWHLPWMAVGAAWIFFWFVRKGIITSYIRVAEGKADDVIGDDDRRIGAIVLALTILATIVGYAVTNSTFPRTIPLQAGLQKPLTPIETEGTVGVGKENVTTELNGGVYKVPGRELTINVKVKNNTSQPLRLGEYTAAGLRFLNPDVFTTKPDFPDYLLADRGLSVDATPIAPGEAKEIVVKIQDARWDIERLSDLAYDTDSQIGGLLFFFSPDGKRYASEIGGPVIPKFVAGDMP